A genomic stretch from Hymenobacter psoromatis includes:
- a CDS encoding NADH-quinone oxidoreductase subunit K, whose protein sequence is MTNASIVPAVIHEVPLQYYVFFATALFCIGVTGVLVRRNAIIIFMCIELMLNAVNILLTAFAAYRADPNGQVFVFFIMAVAAAEVSVGLGIIVMIYRNFQNTDVNLLSRLKG, encoded by the coding sequence ATGACCAACGCTTCCATCGTTCCCGCCGTCATCCACGAAGTGCCGTTGCAGTACTACGTGTTTTTCGCCACCGCACTCTTTTGCATCGGCGTTACGGGGGTACTCGTTCGGCGCAACGCCATCATTATATTCATGTGTATTGAACTGATGCTCAATGCCGTGAATATCCTGCTGACGGCCTTCGCCGCCTACCGCGCCGACCCCAACGGGCAGGTGTTCGTGTTCTTCATCATGGCCGTGGCCGCCGCCGAAGTCTCGGTGGGCCTGGGTATTATCGTCATGATTTACCGCAATTTTCAGAATACCGACGTCAATCTGCTCAGCCGGTTGAAGGGGTAG
- a CDS encoding NADH-quinone oxidoreductase subunit L, translating to MQETVLPGATAPFSTLLYVLIPGLPFLGFLLNGLLNRKLSGTLAGTIGTLTVLGSFGLSLFLFLNFQYQYTVNLFDWISVGSLQIPFSYQIDQLSLLMLLLITGVGALIHIYSIGYMQHDENVGKFFSFLNLFIFSMLILVLGANFVILFIGWEGVGLCSYLLIGFWNKNTSYNNAAKKAFIMNRIGDLGFLLGIFLIYLTFNSVQYGEVFQKASLGQFGNYGVGVVTAITLLLFVGAMGKSAQLPLYTWLPDAMAGPTPVSALIHAATMVTAGIYLVLRANVLFTLSPQTLEVVGIIGLATALFAATIGLAQNDIKKVLAYSTVSQLGYMFLALGVMGYTSSFFHVLTHAFFKALLFLGAGSVIHAMSNEQDMRRMGGLRKALPITFLTMLIGCLAISGIPPFAGFFSKDEILSHVYEHNKVMWAIGVFTSFLTAFYMFRLLFLTFFGEFRGTEEQRHHLHESPVSMTLPLIVLAILSAVGGFMGAPMFVGKHYLADYLAPIFTYSRQLLPAAFATEPDHNTELMLMGISVLVAVVGIVLAYVMYVARKQRPAEDETQRSAIDSLVYHKYYVDELYNNLIVKPIMALSTGLYKFVENGILDPIANGVGRVTLAGGQLLRNVQTGSVETYLILMVLGIVLILGLNFGRL from the coding sequence ATGCAAGAAACTGTTCTCCCCGGTGCCACGGCACCTTTTTCTACGCTGCTGTACGTCCTCATTCCGGGGCTGCCCTTTCTGGGTTTTCTACTCAATGGCTTGCTGAACAGGAAGTTATCAGGTACGCTGGCCGGCACCATCGGCACGCTCACCGTGCTGGGCTCGTTCGGCCTGTCATTGTTTCTGTTCCTGAATTTCCAGTATCAATACACTGTCAATCTATTTGATTGGATATCAGTAGGTTCGCTGCAAATTCCGTTCAGCTACCAGATTGACCAGCTCAGCCTGCTCATGCTGCTGCTGATAACGGGGGTAGGCGCGCTGATTCACATCTACAGCATCGGCTACATGCAGCACGATGAGAACGTGGGAAAGTTTTTTAGCTTTCTCAATCTCTTCATATTCAGCATGTTGATTTTGGTGCTGGGGGCCAATTTCGTTATCCTGTTCATTGGCTGGGAGGGGGTAGGTCTGTGCTCGTACCTGCTCATCGGCTTCTGGAACAAGAATACCAGCTACAACAACGCCGCCAAGAAAGCCTTCATCATGAACCGCATCGGCGACTTGGGCTTCCTGTTGGGCATCTTCCTGATATACCTAACCTTCAACTCAGTACAGTACGGCGAAGTATTTCAGAAGGCCAGCCTGGGGCAGTTTGGTAACTATGGTGTGGGCGTAGTCACGGCCATTACCCTGTTGCTTTTTGTGGGCGCGATGGGTAAGTCGGCGCAGCTGCCGCTCTACACCTGGCTGCCCGACGCGATGGCCGGCCCTACCCCCGTCTCGGCGCTCATTCACGCCGCCACGATGGTCACGGCGGGCATTTACCTGGTGCTGCGCGCCAACGTGCTGTTCACCTTATCTCCCCAAACGCTGGAAGTTGTGGGCATTATTGGCCTGGCCACGGCGCTGTTTGCGGCCACTATCGGTCTGGCACAGAACGACATCAAGAAAGTGCTGGCGTATTCCACCGTCTCGCAGCTGGGCTATATGTTCCTGGCGCTGGGAGTGATGGGATACACCTCGTCGTTCTTTCACGTACTCACGCACGCCTTCTTCAAAGCGCTGCTCTTCCTGGGCGCGGGTTCGGTTATTCACGCCATGAGCAACGAGCAGGACATGCGCCGCATGGGCGGCCTGCGCAAAGCCCTACCCATCACCTTTTTAACGATGCTGATTGGCTGCCTGGCCATCTCCGGCATTCCGCCGTTCGCGGGCTTTTTCTCGAAAGATGAAATTCTGAGCCACGTGTATGAGCACAACAAGGTAATGTGGGCCATCGGCGTCTTTACCTCGTTCCTGACGGCTTTCTACATGTTCCGCCTGCTATTCCTCACGTTCTTCGGCGAATTCCGGGGCACCGAGGAGCAGCGCCACCACCTGCACGAGTCGCCGGTCAGTATGACGCTGCCGCTGATTGTGCTGGCGATTCTCTCGGCCGTGGGCGGCTTTATGGGTGCGCCGATGTTCGTGGGCAAGCACTACCTGGCCGATTACCTGGCCCCGATTTTCACCTACTCGCGGCAGCTGCTGCCGGCCGCTTTCGCCACCGAGCCCGACCACAACACGGAGCTGATGCTCATGGGCATCTCGGTGCTGGTGGCCGTGGTGGGTATCGTGCTGGCCTACGTGATGTACGTGGCCCGCAAGCAGCGTCCCGCCGAGGACGAGACGCAGCGCTCGGCCATCGACAGCCTGGTGTACCACAAATACTACGTGGACGAGCTGTATAACAACCTCATCGTGAAGCCAATAATGGCTCTCTCGACCGGCCTCTACAAGTTTGTCGAAAACGGCATTCTCGACCCCATCGCCAATGGCGTGGGCCGCGTGACGCTGGCCGGCGGCCAGCTGCTGCGCAACGTGCAAACCGGCTCGGTCGAAACCTACCTCATTCTCATGGTGCTAGGCATCGTGCTCATTCTGGGGCTGAATTTCGGGCGGTTATGA
- a CDS encoding glycosyl hydrolase, protein MRVDFRFLFLGLLLGVAGLLLGFSVPRKPLPDPLPSGPAEQRWVDSVFTSLTPDQRLGQFFMVAAYSNREKAHADRIERLVRNQGIGGVMFLQGGPKRQVIMTNRLQAAAKVPLLIATDAEWGLDMRLDSTAHFAKEMTLGAMDDDQLVYQMGRDLARKLRALGVHINFAPVVDVNSNPSNPVIGNRSFGENQDRVAALGVQYVKGLQDQHVIAVAKHFPGHGDTDTDSHVALPVINIDLARLEKVDLVPFQKAFEAGALGVMVAHLYMPLFDTTNAKTTTLSKALVTGLLQDRMGFKGLIFTDALNMRSVSKLYKDGELDAMALAAGNDVLLFSEDVPAALIRIKEAVATGKLQQADLDLRVKKILRAKYWAGLNHYQPANALTLSDSLNLPESRVLSQTIFEHAVTVVKNDDRLLPFQRLDTLRIAAITIGTQPEGPYATIFNKYQPGPVYAVPDRYAPDSTFSRIYARLGDANVVVVSLHQMNNTPSHSYGLGEGALKFLKNLEADKRRKTVVVAMGNAYGLKYLEGARTLVCGYEDHYAAQLVVPQILFGALPARGKLPVTVSETLKAGTGLALPELHRLRYAAPEREGLDSRIMSQIDHIALESIVTAATPGCQVLIAKNGTVVFDQSYGYGTYDQSQPVTNSTLYDLASVTKVAGTLQAIMYLKDQGRLNLDDKVSAYLPEMQRTNKRDATVRDVLLHQAGLKPGIPTWERTVHDGTLKPNYYSSNRSDDFPNEVAPGEFSFKAADDSVWAWTLRSGLLPKVRGKYPVEYSDLSFIIMKRLSEKILGQPLAEFLPKEFYKPLGLGSMTYNPLTRFPKSCIAPTENDTYYRREQLQGTVHDQTAALVGGVGGHAGLFATANDLAVLMQMNLQNGRYGGITYFQNSVVSEFSRPQVAGNKRGLGWDRGDPSKPTGPTSHLAPASTFGHTGFTGTCVWLDPDNQILYVFLSNRVYPDAGNIKLRTYNIRTRIQEVIYKAMEAKSPKG, encoded by the coding sequence ATGCGCGTCGATTTTCGGTTTCTGTTTCTGGGGTTGCTGCTGGGGGTTGCCGGGTTGCTGCTGGGTTTTTCGGTGCCCCGCAAGCCCTTGCCCGACCCGCTGCCCAGCGGCCCCGCCGAGCAGCGGTGGGTAGATAGCGTGTTCACCTCCCTCACGCCCGACCAGCGCCTGGGGCAGTTTTTTATGGTGGCCGCCTACTCCAACCGCGAGAAGGCCCACGCCGACCGCATCGAGCGGCTGGTGCGCAACCAGGGCATCGGCGGGGTCATGTTTTTGCAGGGCGGCCCCAAGCGCCAGGTCATCATGACCAACCGCCTGCAGGCCGCCGCCAAGGTGCCGCTGCTCATCGCCACCGATGCCGAGTGGGGCCTCGACATGCGCCTCGACTCGACCGCGCACTTCGCCAAAGAAATGACGCTGGGCGCGATGGACGACGACCAGCTCGTGTATCAGATGGGCCGCGACCTGGCCCGCAAGCTGCGGGCGCTGGGCGTGCACATCAACTTCGCGCCGGTCGTGGACGTCAACTCCAATCCTAGCAATCCGGTGATTGGCAACCGCTCGTTTGGCGAAAACCAGGACCGCGTGGCAGCGCTGGGCGTGCAGTACGTCAAGGGTTTGCAGGACCAGCACGTGATTGCCGTAGCCAAGCACTTCCCTGGCCACGGCGACACCGACACCGACTCGCACGTGGCCCTGCCAGTGATTAATATCGACCTGGCCCGACTCGAAAAAGTTGATTTAGTGCCCTTCCAGAAGGCCTTTGAGGCGGGCGCGCTGGGCGTGATGGTGGCGCATTTATACATGCCGCTTTTCGACACGACTAACGCCAAAACTACTACCCTCTCCAAAGCGCTCGTAACCGGCCTGTTACAAGACCGCATGGGCTTTAAGGGCTTGATTTTCACGGATGCACTGAACATGCGCAGCGTGAGCAAGCTCTACAAAGACGGCGAGCTGGACGCGATGGCCCTGGCCGCCGGCAACGATGTGCTGCTATTTTCGGAAGATGTGCCGGCCGCCCTCATCCGCATTAAGGAGGCCGTGGCGACCGGCAAGCTCCAGCAGGCCGACCTGGACCTGCGGGTTAAGAAAATTCTGCGCGCCAAGTACTGGGCGGGCCTCAACCACTACCAGCCGGCCAACGCTCTGACGCTGAGCGACAGCCTCAACCTGCCCGAGTCGCGGGTGCTGTCGCAAACGATTTTTGAGCACGCTGTGACGGTCGTGAAGAACGACGACCGCCTCCTACCCTTCCAGCGGCTCGACACGCTGCGCATCGCGGCCATCACCATCGGCACCCAGCCGGAGGGGCCTTACGCTACTATATTCAATAAATACCAGCCCGGCCCGGTGTACGCCGTGCCCGACCGCTACGCGCCCGACTCGACGTTTAGCCGCATCTACGCCCGGCTCGGCGATGCCAACGTGGTGGTAGTGAGCCTACACCAGATGAATAACACGCCCAGCCATAGCTACGGTCTGGGCGAGGGCGCGCTGAAATTCCTCAAAAATCTGGAGGCTGACAAACGCCGCAAAACGGTGGTCGTGGCGATGGGTAACGCCTACGGCCTCAAGTATTTGGAAGGTGCCCGCACGCTGGTTTGCGGCTACGAGGACCACTATGCGGCGCAGCTCGTGGTGCCGCAGATATTGTTTGGGGCGCTGCCGGCGCGGGGCAAGCTGCCCGTCACGGTGTCGGAAACGCTGAAAGCCGGCACCGGCCTAGCCCTGCCCGAGCTGCATCGCCTGCGCTACGCCGCGCCCGAGCGCGAGGGCCTGGACTCGCGCATCATGAGCCAGATTGACCACATCGCCCTCGAAAGCATCGTGACGGCCGCCACGCCCGGCTGCCAGGTACTCATCGCCAAAAACGGCACCGTGGTCTTCGACCAGAGCTACGGCTACGGCACCTACGACCAGAGTCAGCCCGTGACTAACAGCACGTTGTACGACCTGGCATCGGTGACGAAAGTGGCTGGCACGCTGCAAGCCATCATGTACCTCAAGGACCAGGGCCGGCTGAACCTGGACGACAAAGTATCGGCCTACCTGCCCGAGATGCAGCGCACCAACAAGCGCGACGCCACCGTGCGCGACGTGCTGCTGCACCAGGCCGGCCTCAAACCCGGCATCCCGACCTGGGAGCGCACCGTGCACGACGGCACCCTCAAGCCCAACTATTATTCGAGCAACCGCTCCGATGATTTTCCGAACGAGGTAGCGCCCGGCGAGTTTTCCTTCAAGGCCGCCGACGACTCGGTATGGGCCTGGACGCTGCGCTCGGGGCTGCTGCCCAAGGTGCGCGGCAAGTATCCGGTGGAGTATTCCGACCTCAGCTTTATCATTATGAAGCGCCTGAGCGAGAAGATTTTGGGTCAGCCGCTGGCCGAGTTTCTGCCGAAGGAGTTTTACAAGCCACTGGGCCTGGGCAGCATGACCTATAACCCGCTCACGCGCTTCCCCAAGAGCTGCATCGCGCCCACCGAGAACGACACCTATTACCGCCGCGAGCAGCTGCAAGGCACGGTGCATGACCAAACGGCCGCCCTCGTGGGGGGGGTAGGCGGCCACGCCGGCCTCTTCGCCACCGCCAACGACCTGGCCGTGCTGATGCAGATGAACCTGCAAAACGGCCGCTACGGCGGCATCACGTACTTCCAAAACTCAGTGGTGAGCGAGTTTTCGCGCCCGCAGGTGGCCGGCAACAAGCGCGGCCTGGGCTGGGACCGCGGCGACCCCAGCAAGCCCACCGGCCCCACCAGCCACCTCGCCCCGGCCAGCACTTTCGGCCACACCGGCTTCACGGGCACCTGTGTGTGGCTCGACCCCGACAACCAGATTCTCTACGTCTTCCTCTCCAACCGCGTGTACCCCGACGCGGGCAACATCAAGCTGCGGACCTATAATATCCGCACGCGGATTCAGGAGGTGATTTACAAGGCAATGGAGGCCAAGAGTCCAAAAGGATGA
- a CDS encoding rhomboid family intramembrane serine protease, translated as MSLTQDIREVFSRRDNALNQLLIINGIVFAILAVLYAISFLTQTFGWYSLIMRQIALPVDWATVIRHPWTVLTYAFVHQNPFHILFNMLNLYWFGQIIREYLGDRRLVSLYILGALAGAAFVLLAFNLLPIPHGYPEVIGASGAVTAIIVGAATLLPDYTFMLFIIGAVKIKWIAVAVVLISLATVGGNPGGEITHLGGALLGFIFIKQMKAGRDMGQPVVAVGSWFGRLFQGRPAMKVTHRSTVAAPRATASAAAGKSSPSATPPEEVDLILDKISRSGYESLSKDEKQKLFRASQQ; from the coding sequence ATGAGTTTAACCCAGGACATCCGCGAGGTTTTTTCGCGCCGCGATAATGCGCTAAATCAGTTGTTGATTATCAATGGGATAGTCTTCGCGATTCTGGCTGTTTTATACGCCATTTCTTTTTTAACCCAGACTTTTGGATGGTATTCGCTAATTATGCGCCAAATCGCGCTACCTGTTGATTGGGCTACCGTAATTCGTCATCCTTGGACAGTACTAACGTATGCGTTTGTACACCAAAACCCTTTTCATATTCTGTTTAATATGCTAAACCTTTACTGGTTTGGCCAAATAATTCGTGAATATTTAGGCGATAGGCGTTTAGTAAGTCTGTATATATTGGGTGCGCTAGCTGGGGCAGCTTTTGTGTTATTAGCTTTTAATTTACTTCCAATTCCGCATGGCTACCCAGAAGTTATAGGAGCGTCAGGAGCAGTGACTGCCATTATTGTGGGCGCAGCCACTCTACTACCCGATTACACTTTTATGCTGTTTATTATCGGGGCGGTTAAAATCAAGTGGATAGCCGTAGCAGTAGTGCTTATTTCACTTGCGACGGTGGGTGGCAACCCTGGCGGCGAAATCACGCACCTCGGCGGCGCGCTGCTGGGCTTCATCTTCATCAAGCAGATGAAGGCCGGGCGCGATATGGGCCAGCCGGTGGTGGCCGTGGGCAGCTGGTTTGGCCGCCTCTTCCAGGGCCGCCCGGCCATGAAGGTGACGCACCGCAGCACCGTGGCCGCGCCGCGCGCCACGGCCAGCGCGGCCGCCGGCAAGTCGTCGCCCAGCGCTACCCCCCCCGAAGAAGTTGACCTCATCCTGGATAAAATTTCGCGCTCGGGCTACGAAAGCCTGTCGAAAGACGAGAAGCAAAAACTGTTTCGCGCCAGCCAGCAGTAG
- a CDS encoding DNA mismatch repair protein MutL has translation MPDIIQLLPEYLANQIAAGEVVQRPASVVKELLENAVDAGATSVQLIVKEAGKQLVQVVDDGLGMSPTDARMSLERHATSKIRSTEDLFRIRTLGFRGEALASIAAVAQVEIRTKPRGQETGSLLLVEGSQVTSQTPTACPDGTSIAVKNLFFNVPARRNFLKSNAVEMRHILDEFQHVALANPQIAFSLYQNDLEVFGLPAGKLSQRIVALLGNNYKEQLAGCEEVTPFITVKGFIGKPESAKKSRGDQFFFVNNRFIRSAYLNHAVLAAYEGLLARDTYPFYVLFLELDPKAIDINVHPTKTEIKFEDEKTVYAVVRAAVRQALGLHSLTPSLDFEGDVNFAPIRPLRTSAGAGSFGGAGAALPTPLRNVEFNPDALAASVSAAVRGGGRKPAGDAAPPRPTEQAKRDLEAFYRELGQPVRPAGEERAGPTPPLNVEAPAPPLPELPFTHAAPPEGARPTPQSLSHSLPHSPRATQVLNRYVLLPVKSGLMLIDQEAARERILYEQYADGQERGGGGHSQALLFPRPLTFSPADYAVLTELTPTLHQLGFRFAEFGPHTIAIEAVPADLPAQGEQELLEGLIEQFRSGAAPLRLDRREVLTRALARRVAQATSQPRLPDVELSALVDKLFACQVPSYTPDGRPTVVLLDGEQLAAFFRKAGA, from the coding sequence ATGCCCGACATCATCCAACTCCTGCCCGAATACCTCGCCAACCAGATTGCGGCGGGCGAAGTGGTGCAGCGCCCGGCCTCGGTGGTGAAAGAGCTGCTCGAAAACGCCGTGGACGCCGGCGCGACCAGCGTGCAATTGATTGTGAAAGAGGCTGGTAAGCAGTTGGTGCAGGTCGTGGACGACGGCCTGGGCATGTCGCCCACCGATGCCCGCATGAGCCTGGAACGCCACGCCACCAGCAAGATTCGCTCGACGGAGGACCTGTTTCGCATTCGTACGCTGGGCTTCCGGGGCGAGGCGCTGGCCAGCATCGCGGCCGTGGCCCAGGTCGAGATTCGCACCAAGCCGCGCGGCCAGGAAACCGGCTCGCTGCTGCTCGTAGAGGGCTCGCAGGTGACGAGCCAGACGCCCACCGCCTGCCCCGACGGCACTAGCATCGCGGTCAAAAACCTGTTTTTCAACGTGCCTGCCCGGCGTAATTTTCTGAAGAGCAATGCCGTGGAGATGCGGCATATCCTGGACGAGTTTCAGCACGTGGCGCTGGCCAACCCGCAGATTGCCTTTTCCTTATATCAAAATGACCTGGAAGTATTCGGCCTGCCCGCCGGCAAGCTGAGCCAGCGCATCGTGGCCCTACTGGGCAACAATTATAAGGAGCAACTAGCTGGCTGCGAGGAAGTAACACCCTTTATCACCGTGAAGGGCTTTATTGGCAAGCCAGAATCGGCTAAGAAGAGTCGGGGCGACCAGTTTTTCTTCGTCAACAACCGCTTTATTCGCTCGGCCTACCTCAACCACGCCGTGCTGGCGGCCTATGAAGGCCTGCTGGCCCGCGACACGTACCCGTTCTACGTGCTGTTTCTGGAGCTGGACCCCAAGGCCATCGATATCAACGTGCATCCTACTAAAACGGAGATAAAATTTGAGGATGAAAAGACGGTGTACGCCGTGGTGCGGGCGGCCGTGCGGCAGGCGCTGGGCCTGCACAGCCTCACGCCATCGCTTGATTTTGAGGGCGATGTGAACTTCGCGCCCATCCGGCCGCTACGCACCTCGGCGGGCGCGGGCTCGTTTGGCGGCGCGGGCGCGGCGCTCCCTACCCCCCTTCGCAACGTTGAGTTCAACCCCGACGCGCTGGCCGCTTCGGTGAGCGCCGCCGTGCGCGGGGGGGGTAGGAAACCGGCGGGCGACGCCGCCCCGCCGCGCCCCACCGAGCAGGCCAAGCGCGACCTCGAAGCGTTTTACCGCGAGCTGGGCCAGCCCGTGCGCCCGGCGGGCGAGGAGCGCGCCGGCCCTACCCCCCCCCTCAACGTCGAAGCGCCCGCGCCGCCGTTGCCCGAGCTGCCCTTCACCCACGCCGCCCCGCCCGAAGGCGCGCGCCCTACCCCCCAATCACTAAGTCATTCCCTCCCGCACTCACCGAGAGCCACGCAGGTGCTGAACCGCTACGTGCTGCTGCCCGTGAAGTCGGGCCTGATGCTGATTGACCAGGAAGCGGCCCGCGAACGTATTCTGTATGAGCAATATGCGGACGGGCAGGAGCGGGGCGGCGGCGGCCACTCGCAGGCGCTGCTGTTCCCAAGGCCGCTCACGTTTTCGCCCGCCGACTACGCCGTGCTAACCGAGCTGACGCCCACGCTGCACCAGCTGGGCTTTCGCTTCGCGGAGTTTGGGCCGCATACTATTGCCATTGAAGCTGTGCCCGCCGACCTGCCCGCGCAGGGCGAGCAAGAATTGCTCGAAGGCCTCATTGAGCAGTTTCGGAGCGGGGCCGCGCCGCTGCGCCTCGACCGGCGCGAGGTGCTCACCCGCGCCCTGGCCCGGCGCGTGGCCCAGGCCACCAGCCAGCCCCGCCTGCCCGACGTGGAGCTGAGCGCGCTGGTCGATAAGCTTTTTGCCTGCCAGGTACCCAGTTATACTCCCGATGGCCGCCCCACCGTGGTCTTGCTCGACGGTGAGCAGCTGGCCGCTTTTTTCCGTAAAGCCGGCGCGTAG
- a CDS encoding aminoacyl peptidase — protein MQKLLPVLLLLAAPAMAQETQYQQPPAAIRDLLLAPPTPRVSLAGDGSVLAILAVQDFPTIAELSQPELRLAGLRLNPRTNGQSRVSYAVGMQLKRLPGGAETPVRGLPAQARISSPSWSPDNQHLAFTLTTPASEGVGGRVELWVADVATNTARRLLATPLNDVFGSSFEWVQDSQTLLARTVPAGRGAAPAADATPTGPAVQETGGGKKSGARTYQDLLKNPADERIFEYYATAQLVRVTLADGRAQPLGQPGVVRAASPSPDGRFVLVRTAHRPFSYTLPISSFPQRIEVLDLASGSVVKTIADLPLADNVPTNFDAVPTGPRDHGWRSDAPATISYAEAQDGGDPKVKADVRDKVYLLPAPFGAAQELAALPLRYAGMTWGTDHLALVDGYRWADRHETTWQLDPAAPGQPLKVLFDGSSQDTYHNPGSPVTRRNAQGRSVLRLAQSGRAIYLTGQGASPEGDRPFVDELNLTTKKTTRRWRSEAPYYEVPVALFDGKKGQLELLTRREAADQVPNYYLRELGKKGQPLALTHFANPYAAFGGSFRKQVLHYKRADGVALTANLYLPPNYKKTDGPLPTLMEAYPVEFKDKANAGQVSGSPYTFTRISWASPVYWVTQGYAVLENATVPIVGEGTAEPNDTYTEQLVSSAKAAIDEGQRLGVVDPARVAVMGHSYGAFMTANLLAHSDLFKAGIARSGAYNRTLTPFGFQGEERTYWQAKGVYDAMSPFNFADKIKTPILLIHGEADNNSGTFPIQSERFYAALKGQGATARYVVLPAEAHGYAARENLLHMLWEMDSWLNKYVKNPTPAVN, from the coding sequence ATGCAAAAACTCTTACCCGTGCTGCTCCTGTTAGCGGCCCCCGCAATGGCCCAGGAAACCCAGTATCAGCAGCCGCCCGCTGCCATCCGCGACCTGCTGCTGGCGCCCCCTACCCCCCGCGTAAGCCTCGCTGGCGATGGTAGCGTGCTGGCCATTCTAGCGGTGCAGGACTTCCCGACCATCGCCGAGCTGAGTCAGCCCGAGCTGCGGCTGGCCGGCCTGCGCCTCAACCCGCGCACCAATGGCCAGAGCCGCGTGAGCTACGCCGTGGGAATGCAGTTGAAGCGCCTGCCTGGCGGGGCCGAAACGCCCGTGCGGGGCCTGCCCGCCCAGGCCCGCATCAGCAGCCCCAGTTGGTCGCCCGATAATCAACACCTCGCTTTCACCCTGACTACGCCCGCCAGCGAGGGGGTAGGGGGCCGGGTCGAATTGTGGGTGGCCGACGTAGCCACGAACACCGCCCGCCGCCTGCTGGCCACGCCGCTCAATGACGTGTTCGGCAGCTCCTTCGAGTGGGTGCAGGATAGCCAGACGCTGCTGGCGCGCACTGTGCCCGCCGGGCGCGGCGCGGCCCCGGCTGCCGACGCCACGCCCACCGGCCCGGCCGTGCAGGAGACGGGCGGCGGCAAAAAATCGGGTGCCCGCACCTACCAGGATTTGCTGAAAAACCCCGCCGACGAGCGCATTTTTGAGTATTACGCCACCGCGCAGCTCGTGCGGGTGACGCTGGCCGATGGCCGCGCCCAGCCGCTGGGCCAGCCGGGGGTAGTGCGCGCGGCGTCGCCCTCGCCCGATGGCCGCTTTGTGCTGGTGCGCACCGCCCACCGGCCTTTCTCCTATACGCTGCCCATCAGCAGCTTCCCACAGCGCATTGAGGTGCTGGATTTGGCCTCAGGCAGCGTGGTGAAGACTATTGCCGACCTGCCGCTGGCCGACAACGTGCCCACCAACTTCGACGCCGTGCCCACCGGCCCGCGCGACCACGGCTGGCGCAGCGACGCGCCCGCCACCATCAGCTACGCCGAGGCCCAGGATGGCGGCGACCCCAAAGTGAAGGCCGACGTGCGCGACAAAGTGTACCTGCTGCCCGCGCCCTTCGGCGCGGCGCAGGAGCTGGCTGCCCTACCCCTCCGCTACGCCGGCATGACCTGGGGCACCGACCACCTGGCCCTGGTGGATGGCTACCGCTGGGCCGACCGCCACGAAACCACCTGGCAGCTCGACCCCGCCGCGCCCGGCCAGCCGCTGAAAGTGCTCTTCGATGGCTCGTCGCAGGACACCTACCATAACCCCGGCTCGCCCGTAACGCGCCGCAATGCCCAGGGCCGTAGCGTGTTGCGGCTGGCGCAGAGCGGTCGGGCTATTTACCTCACCGGCCAGGGCGCTTCGCCCGAGGGCGACCGGCCTTTCGTGGATGAGCTAAACCTGACCACCAAAAAGACTACCCGCCGCTGGCGCTCCGAAGCGCCCTACTACGAGGTACCGGTGGCGCTGTTTGATGGCAAAAAAGGCCAGCTGGAGCTCCTGACCCGCCGCGAGGCCGCCGACCAGGTGCCCAACTACTACCTGCGCGAGCTGGGCAAAAAAGGCCAGCCGCTGGCCCTCACGCACTTTGCCAACCCTTACGCCGCTTTCGGGGGCAGCTTCCGCAAGCAGGTGCTGCACTATAAGCGCGCCGATGGCGTGGCCCTCACCGCCAACCTCTACTTACCGCCGAATTATAAGAAAACCGACGGCCCGCTGCCCACCCTCATGGAGGCCTACCCCGTCGAGTTCAAGGACAAGGCCAATGCCGGGCAGGTGAGCGGCTCGCCCTACACCTTCACGCGCATCAGCTGGGCCTCGCCCGTGTATTGGGTGACGCAGGGCTACGCGGTGCTTGAAAACGCTACCGTGCCCATCGTGGGCGAGGGCACCGCCGAGCCCAACGACACCTACACCGAGCAATTGGTGAGCAGCGCCAAAGCCGCCATCGACGAGGGCCAGCGCCTGGGCGTGGTGGACCCCGCCCGCGTGGCCGTGATGGGCCACAGCTACGGCGCGTTCATGACCGCTAACCTGCTGGCGCACTCCGACTTATTTAAAGCCGGCATCGCCCGCAGCGGCGCGTATAACCGCACGCTCACACCCTTCGGCTTCCAGGGCGAGGAGCGCACCTACTGGCAGGCCAAGGGCGTGTACGACGCCATGTCGCCCTTCAATTTCGCCGATAAAATCAAGACGCCCATCCTGCTCATTCACGGCGAGGCTGATAATAATTCGGGCACCTTTCCCATCCAAAGCGAGCGCTTCTACGCCGCCCTCAAGGGCCAGGGGGCCACGGCGCGCTACGTGGTGCTGCCCGCCGAGGCCCACGGCTACGCCGCCCGCGAAAACCTGCTCCACATGCTCTGGGAGATGGATTCGTGGCTGAATAAATACGTGAAGAACCCCACGCCGGCCGTGAACTAG